The Leopardus geoffroyi isolate Oge1 chromosome D3, O.geoffroyi_Oge1_pat1.0, whole genome shotgun sequence region TGACCGCTGGCCACCACTTCCCCACAGGCTGTAGTCTGTCTGTTGGTCAGCCTCACTTCCGCTAGTCAGGAGGTTACCCGTTTTGCTGCCTACTTCCAATTTAGCCCAGATGCAAAGAAAGCAGGGCAACCTCTGTGTATTTTCTGAATCAaacacatcttttcattttttttttttttcaacgtttattttatttttgggacagagagagacagagcatgaacgggggaggggcagagagagagggagacacagaatcggaaacaggctccaggctctgagccatcagcccagagcctgacacggggctcgaactcacggaccgcgagatcgtgacctggctgaagtcagacgcttaaccgactgcgccacccaggcgcccctcaaacacatcttttcaaataaaagaacagtGTGCCATGGAAGAATTTCAATATTGAGGTCTGTTTTGAAATATTCAAGCAAAGTAGCAAAATGGTGAAGGTGACAGGCATCTGGAACACAggtggaaaaaggggaaaaaaaatcacaacaaaaatcATATGCATATAAAGATGGATATgtactgaaaagcaaaaatactaaCCTCTTCCATCCCCACAATTGTGGTGGGAGTACAAATGCTTGCGTTTCATCTCTTTAAGAtgattttgtctgtttcttctttgtaATAATTTGATCGCACCCATTTACCCTCGATTTCACTTTTTTCACTCCGTTCTTGGTCAGTCCTGTCAACTTGTAGGGCTAGCCTGGATTTGCACATCTTTCCAAGATGACCATCTTGGATGGGTGAAgtgttttccttcctcccctttctggGGAGTACATGGTGGGTTTGCTTCAGATCAGCTGCTCAACTACTATGCATGGATCTCCCATTCTACATGGAAAGACAATTAGATAAAGAGGGGCCCCTGCTCTCCTTGGGTTGATGTTGTGGAAGAGGTTGGAGCTATAgactctttctgtcttttaatagGGAAAGAAATAGGCAGACTCATAAACAAAGTAGGGGGGGGGGAAATGTTACATGAATGTGACATAGTTCAAGAAGTgtgctacaaaaaaaaatccctggttCTCTTAAACACCTGAAATGAGGGtaaggagagagactgagacataAATCTTTTTTCTGGGGAAGTTTCTCAGAATCACTGATGAAAAATTCGCCATTATGATTGTTTTCTGAGATTGCTGTCTTTATTCCCATGAATGTAGGCATTGTTCCCTCTTGGCTTCTCTGTTTACAGATTCTTGTCTCTTTGTATGTACTTTTCAAGGTTTGGGCCCCAAAGGTGTAAAAACTCTGTGTGGGGAAAAGTGAGAGGGAGGGTGTTGAGCTCAAGGGCAATTTGAAAACAAAGGGGTAAAGTGGCCAGTTTTACTGCCTGATAAACTGGGTGAGGGGGAGGAAGCTTCAGAGAGCCTGGAGTAGGAGACTCCTTCTGCCACAAACGGCTATGATGGCCTCCAGGGAGATTTGAGAGATTAGAGGCCTTAATCTTCTGACCTGAGAAGTGgggactcttctctctctctctctctctctctctctctctctctctcagtgacTTTCAGCAAGTGGACCCACCTCTCAACTGCTTATAACCTGGTAGGAACCTAACTAGAGAATATGCTGAATTTATCTATCTCCAAAATAAGCAGGAaatcttgaatattttattcttaattgttttaagttttacttatttattttgagagagggagagagagaaagacagagggcatgagcaggggagggacagaaagagggagagagagagaggaagcgggGTGGAGCCTGGGGCTCAGTCTCTcgacccgagatcatgacctgagctgaaatcaagagtaggttgcttaaccgagtgagccacccaggcaccccttgaatatTTTCAATGTAACTTTTAATATCGAggtttttcagggtgcctgggtggctcagtcggttaagcctctggaggacttcggctcaggtcacgatttcacggcttgtgagtttgagccccttgtcgggctctgtgctaatagctcagagcctggagcctcttcagattctgtgtctccctctctctctgcccctcccttactcacactctgtctctgtctctgtctctctctctctcaaaaataaaataaacattaaaaataaataaataataaaattgaggtttttctcttttacGTGTTTACTTGAGTTCTTAGCTACCGTTGTTTGCAGGTCTGAAGGAAACAATGgtagtgctgggaaaacaaaCATCACTGTCAGCAAGCATTTTGTAAAAACCacctttttcctctttggtgaGCTGTTAGGCCATCAGCTGTAGCCTCAGCACAGCCACAGAGCACAGCTGTGTTTGGGGTTCTCTAAAGGGAGAGAACCAACCTTTCTTACCTGCATCCAGAGTACTAGGCGGTCTGACACTTCTAGGAGGGCCCGAGGAGGGCCAGAATGTTTATGTCGCCCACAGCACTGGGACGTAATATCCAAGTGGGTAAATAAGAACTGAATAAATAGATCACACCTAAGAAGataacttgaggggcacctgggtggctcagtcggttaagcatgtgccttcaactcaggtcaaaccccacattgggccctgtgctgccagctcagagcctggagcctgcttcagattctgtctccctctctctctgcccctcccccactctctctctctctcaaaaataaataaacattaacaaattttttaaaaaagaagataactTGAGAAAAGCACAATGAGCACAACCTCCTAAAATGAGCCATTGTCAATCTACACTCAGATGATTACAAAACGTGAATAAAGTATTCACATTCAGTTTTGCTGTGCTAGTTAGCGTCGTCCGTGAGGAAATATGCTTCATCATCATGTTCGTTCAGAACGGGTGTCTGAAAGGCAGTGTTGTACGCTGGGAGCAACGTCAACTGTAGCACAAGCGGGACCAGTAAAAGATTCGGTTGGCTTCCCACAAGACTTGTGGAAACAACTTTTTCTATCTAAACACACCCACTCATACACACCCCACAACATACTCCTGGTATCCTGCCAGAACACTTCAGATCTCTCAACCTCATTTCTGGGTCTGACAGTATTTCCAAGAGGTAAGTAGAGGCAGGGAGCAGCTGCACTGAGAAGCTGTCTCATGGTCATTTGTGCAGGGGCTGATCTTTATATGCTTAGATTGTGTGACTTAATGGAGCATCTTATAGGGAATTAATAGAAATAGCTGGCAACATTCTTGACATACTAATAGTATTCATATACAGAGCATGattttacaaagtattttcataCCCATCCACTGGCTCTGTGCCTCAGACTTCTCAGCTCTGAAATAGAAGTgataaggggcccctgggtggctcagtcggttaagcggccgacttcggctcaggtcatgatttcacagtccgtgagttcgagccccgcgtcgggctctgtgctgacagctcagagcctggagcccgtttcagattctgtgtctccctctctctgaccctcccccgttcatgctctgtctctctctctctgtctcaaaaataaataaacgttaaaaaaaaaaaatagaagtgataataataatactgactCGCACAAGATGACACCTCCAGTAAGTGGAGGAGTCAGGTTTTATGAGAGCAAAGGCCGTAATCTTACTTTCGGCAAAAGTCCTTTTTCTTCAGTGTGAAAACAACCAGAGCATTGCTGAGATCTTGGCATTTTTCTGTacactcaatacatgtttgtaAGTGGATGAATGATTGATGGAAAGAATGAATGCATGATACAGCTTTGTAAAAAGGAGTCCGAGAGATCGCTCCCTGGATTTTGGGGTTCACAAAATAATATGAATTTCACTGCAATAGACTTTGTTATTCTATCTCTTTAAGAAACAATTTTGACAATGTTACAGCATTATTGGGACTAATACTCTACATATTTATACTCCTGCTTTATCACTTTCAAGTTCATTAAGGAATAAGTTACTACACTACCTAAGAATAATAGTGCCATCTAGCGACACTTATGGTTAAAGTCTCTAAAATTGCATATGACAAGAGTGTGATGTGTGCCATCTGTGATCCTCAGCACTTTTCTGTCCAAGAAAACTTTTCTCAAAATTTCAGTATGTGATAGACTTTTACATCCTCATTCATATTTCCCAGATGACATATTTACACACCCTATTCCTGTCAGATTTTCAAACACTGTTTATCTTTTAAGACCTATCAGTTTTGAGAGGCAATACCAACCAACACAATTACTTTTCAGGATGaacaatattaaatatgtacagtgaTTGTAAGACATCTTGTTTTCAAAAGCATTGAAGtgtaaaaaaaagtccatttacaATCAAGGAAATTCATcatttaagtatttattcatatatgtattgctgaactttaaaatttattttatacaattattttattaggAAAGATAATCCactaaatgtataaatataatttaacttttaaaatattaatggctTTCATATATATGATAGTATAGTCACATAaatttacaaattagaaaaaaactttGGTCAGGCTACTGGCATTATTTAATTAGGAAACGGTAGGTTTCATGAGAAGCACTCCATCTCACTCCAAAAGCTTAGAAGCTAGTCTTGGCTCAGACACTGTCCAGTTATATCAAGTTGAGCAAGTCAGGGAACTTCTGTAACTCAGTATTCTCACCTGTAAAACTGGTTAACAATGCCTACCTTATCCACCTCCTAGAGTTTTGAATCTTCTTTAATGATGGTAAGAAACTAAATGGTGTTATTCCCAATAATCATTTTCCTGGGAGGGAAGGTTCTGGAACTAGACTGCCAGAACTCAAATAACAGCCCCATTGCCCaccagctgtgtaaccttggtAAGGTACTTCTCTGCTCCTCAGTGCTTCATTTTTAGAACAGGAGTAATACAAATACAGTCCCTATCTCAAAGGGCAGTAGGGTAACATGCTTAGTACGTAGTAAACATTCAGCACAGTTTCAACTGCATGATTATACACAAACATCCACACATCCCCAGTGTGATAGCCAGAAGATCAACTGTCAACTTAAGAGACCATCACTATGTGATTCTCAAAAAAGAGAACGATACTGTAtagagttttcatttatttattgaccaGAAAAGAACAAGGTCCTAACCTAGGTGCCTTCTATTACCGGATTCCACAACTCTCTTTATAGATACTATAGGAAACAGAATGGGATAGGCAGGTCAACATAAGATATTAAgaacaactgatttttaaaaaacttgatgGCAGTTAGAATAATATTAGGGAGACAGCGACAAGGCAGGGTTGAAGGAGAGGAAATAGACAAGGAGAGGTGTTTTACAACCACCTCCTCTACTATTTCGGGAGTCTGAGCCGCCCTTGTGTCTTACCTGGATGACAGCGGTAGTCTCCTAACTGGAAGCCTTATTGTTTCTACTCTagcccctcctttctttcctttcgtctcctttcctctcctctcctcccctcccctgtcctcttttttcttttcttttaagtaggcttcacaccaagcacggagcccaacgcagggcttggactcaagaccctgagatcatgacctgagctgagagcaagagtcagacccttaactgactgagccacccagacgctccttgCCCCTCCTTTCCATACACAGCAGCAaggttaagtttttaaaaatctcacattTCTTCACTGCCCAAAGCCCTAGGATTCCGCACTTAGACTAAACAGCAAATACCACCCTTGTCCTTCTGTGCTCTCCCAATGCTCTTGCTATAGCATGTTCTGAAAGGAGTCTTGTGAGTGGTAAGAGGGGAACCTCTTTCTTGTCATGCAGATCTCTGCTTAATGTCACTTCTCAGAGGCCCTCTGCGACACTTGCTCTGTTCTTTGTCCCACAGCACTTATGTGATATGGCTTACTGACCCTGCCTCTCATCAGTGAATGTGAGCTCCAAGAGGGCAGCACCTTTGTTCTGCTCCCCCACCAGTTACCCCCAAAacttagaactgtgcctggcagggacacctgagtggctcagtcagtttagcatccgactttgactcagatcatgatctcagttcgtgggtttgagccccgcgtggggttctgtgctgaccgctcaagagcctagagtctgcttcagattctgtctccctatctttctgcccttcccccactcgtgctgtttctctctcaaaaataaatgttaaaaaaaaaagtgcctggtacataacaGGTGACTGATAAATATTGGTTTAATGATGATCAAGATTATCTcagattttccccttttcttaaaCATATAACGATTCTCCACCTGGTTTGATACCGCATGGTGACCTTAAGCTTGGACACGTGCTTTGGCTTTTCTAAACTTCAGCTCTCATAAAAAAAGCAGGAATAACATCTGCCCTATCTACCTCGTGTGCTGTGAGGATCAGATGATAAACGTGAAAGCTCTCATGAAGTGCAGAGCACTATACTAGACCATGACAGTGAAACTGCTCACTCATTTTAAAGAGGATGGAAAGGAAGCCCAGAAAAATTAAGTGGCGGCAAGTATTACATGGTATGTAAATGCATTGATTTCTAGCAGATAAAATACCGAAACAACacttttaagagagggagaggtgttgaACAAAATTGGGAAAACcttagtttggtttttttttaaggtttttttctctattatattgTCTGGCTTTGAGGATTTTAAATGAACTCCATAGCAGCCTTGTCTGTTCTTCAGTCCTTGCCTATAGTCTATAGTTTATATACTACATGAACTGCCTTCAAACATAGTATtgcttaaaatctgttttttaactgGATACTTTCCTGAAATTCTGTTCAAATCAATTTCTGcaagttattttaaatgtcaatgaCTACAAAATTATGTTAGAATGTAATGGACATGTCTTGACCTTTTAAGCATTTGGGGCTTTTTGCAGGACTATAAACTCTGGAGTTAGGCACCCAGGTTGGAATCCCACCTCTCACTTACCACAAGTGACTCTGATCAATCACTCAACTATGCAGAACTCAGTTCCCTCACCTGAAATACAGCACTAATAAAAATCTATCTCACAAGATTGTCGGGAAGTCAGTGAAAATCATCTGTGTGCAGTGCTTCACACATAGCAAATGTTCCTTTACTATTCATCAGAATCTTCTTAGGCTCTAAGATCCATAAACTGTTCAATGTCTTCTCagatatattctatatttatcaTTCAATAAACATCTGCCTTaccaaaaagcattaaaaacacaAAGGTATGAGTTTTTACTGAATAATGATGTTAATTTGTACTTAAAAGctctgaaggggcacctgggtggctcagttagttgggaggccgacttcggctcacgtcatgatctcgcaaactttgtgagtttgagccccacatcgggctctgtgctgacagctcagagactggagcccgattcggactctgtgtctccctctctctctgaccctcccccgctcacactctgtgtctctatctcaaaaatagacattaaaaaaaattttttttttaagttctgaagAACATTGTCCCACATAACTGAAAAATCAGCTTTACCATGAAATTTGAAATCTGTGAActtgaaaacctgaaaaaaaaaaaaaaaaaaaaaaagactgccccAACTACTTTCCATTATATTCCATTTGAGTCACCAtaatctttatttcaaaatagtgttttattatataaaaatgtaaaaatccagCAAAACCAGAAATACCGGATATATTTTCCTGGGCTTtcacatttgttgatttttattcgCAATCTCTTTTTCAGAACAATTTACAACCTCAACCCCATTTGCAGTCTGATTATACAAGTGCTAAATGGCAGAAAGGTCTAgaataaatacatcaaaaaaagAGGCAAAGCCGTGAAACTAAGTTGCATGCAACAGGTCTATGCGGGTGGGGGACAGTGTCTAGgagataaaacagagaaaaacaaagcaattggAAGGTTTTAGCTGAAGTTCTTTCAATCATCTTTGTCTTTTGCTCCATGTTTAAGGATGCGCGTGAACTCGATGTAATTGAAATTCCCCTTTTTGTCGATAGGCGCTTCTCTGTACAGCTCGTCCACCTCCTCATCCGTAAACCGGTCTCCCATCGTTGTCAGCAGCTCTCTCAGGTAGTCTTCCTGGATGGTGCCTGGAAGGCAGTAGAAACGGGAGTCACGAACACTTCCTGGCACTGAATGGTTCATTTCTAAGCTAGGTCAGTGTTACAAAATATTTCAGGATATCCACGTGAACAAAAGAAACTAGCGAACTAAGGCAATATGTAACTACATCATCTTTGAgagttctttcattttaaaggctCAGTTTGTAGGTTATAATGCTTACACAATTAATTTGAAGCAAGTGTTTTTCTctagaggaggaaaacaaaaaccctctgtatttcagagatgtaaaggaaaacaaaaaggcagttGCCCAGAAAAATGGACAGTACCGGCCAAGACCAAATGTGCCAGAGGGGTAGTGCGGTTATGACAAGTCTGGAGACGAAAGCAGGAAGGAGGTTGCAAGGTACATCTGAGGAAGTGTGTGGGTGGCTGAGGAGACGGTtaatggaaaggaaaggggaaaaggggaggagTAAGAAAATGTGAATAGCTAGGCTTTACgatttaaaatgagagagaaaaaaatattttaattgttcaaGTTAGTTCCCTATAATTTTTGGAGAGACTGACAGTCTCTTGAAGAAGTAGTTTTATTGTCCAAGAAATACTATTCAACAGACAATTCTCCATTTGGCTTTCAGGAAGCTCAGAACCAAATTGAAAGATTAACACCTCAAACTGGGAGCTTTATGACCCACATACCTGTGACCTACCCATTCTCGGTCATACTGTCCTACTATAAATGAtagttgattcattttttttttaagttatattttattcgaaaaaaaagtggggggggttgcttctgtgtggctcagtcggttaagtgtccgacttcagctcaggtcatgattttgtggtttgtgggttgagccccatgtcgggctctgtgctaacagtgcagggtctacttgggatgctctctctccttctctctctgccctgtctcaaccgcactctttctctctctcaaaatcaataaacttaaataaataaataaagttatattttactCAGTTTTTTCATTTCCTAAGAAGTATTTCATATAGTCTGGAATGAGGGTGGGCATGAACAAAGAGCACTCACCAGTTGCTTCTTCATCAAAGCAAGCAAAAGCATTTCTGATGACATCTTCCGGATCTGTGCCGTTTAATTTCTCACCAAACATCGTAAGGAACATGGTGAAATTTATGGGCCCCGGAGCCTCATTCATCATGGCATCAAGGTATGCATCGGTTGGATTCTTCCCTgtaagattttacattttaacatttaaggGCAAAGAACTCATTTCAACACATAattatttgttattgttatgCTCCCAGCATATTTTTAAGTTACATCATCATCACATGAAACTATTTCTTTCAATTAACTTGcaataagaacattttaaaaagacaaatttttgacaatgtaaaaaaatctttgatacatcattataaaaatgtattgtggGCTTAGGTTGCatgtttttcattcattgatACTTTCTGCAACTTGTCCTTCACTATTTTTCATCAAAAACAAgcaccagaggggcacctgggtggctcagttaggcactGGACTTCTGATTccaactcaggtcaagatcttatagtggtaagattgagccctgcatcaggctctgcactagacgtggcacctgcttgggattctctctttctccctctccctctgcccctctgttgctTACATGCTAGCAccctttctaaaaacaaacaaacaaacaagcaaacaaagaaaaacaagcacctgaacccatgaaccaggcaATGCCACAGTTTTACATCTTGAATGTTGATAATGTTAAAGGTCCATCAGGGCATTTCAATGCcagttgtttaaaaatttgaaataattcatatttctttttttatatgtttatttttgagagagaggcaggaaggacgggggacagaggatctgaagtgggctcagcgctgacagcagagagcccgatgtggggcttgaactcagaaactatgagatcacgacctgaactgaagtcagatgcttaacccgactgagccacccaggcgtctcgaAATATTCATATTTCCAATTGTGGCACAGTTGCCcatgaattagtattttcaaaaattttatttataagttgGTCATTTAAGCTAA contains the following coding sequences:
- the LOC123587895 gene encoding myosin regulatory light chain 12B, translating into MSSKKAKTKTTKKRPQRATSNVFAMFDQSQIQEFKEAFNMIDQNRDGFIDKEDLHDMLASLGKNPTDAYLDAMMNEAPGPINFTMFLTMFGEKLNGTDPEDVIRNAFACFDEEATGTIQEDYLRELLTTMGDRFTDEEVDELYREAPIDKKGNFNYIEFTRILKHGAKDKDD